From Acipenser ruthenus chromosome 2, fAciRut3.2 maternal haplotype, whole genome shotgun sequence, a single genomic window includes:
- the LOC117409095 gene encoding kazal-type serine protease inhibitor domain-containing protein 1-like, translated as MDCMLLIVLLLAVEATLSIPMERFQQLGWQRLLEDLEECSECQPELCNSPQRCPAGRVQDHCGCCWECSNAEGQLCDLDTSSNFYGMCGKDLECEIQDKDLNSGEIPEPQCVCTRQEVLCGSDGKTYENICKFREGQFQHRKKEELTVAHKGPCKTAPFIATPPRDIVNVEGSDVIFGCEVSSYPMAIVEWRKEGNGIFLPADDSHMAVQARGGPQRFELTGWLQIQRVQKEDEGMYTCCAKNEFGEVSASARLQVINPDSPLASKVKPFKTGVYDITDDEEDIEYGGSGYSY; from the exons ATGGATTGCATGCTGTTGATAGTACTGCTGTTAGCAGTAGAGGCGACACTCAGCATACCCATGGAGAGGTTCCAGCAGCTGGGCTGGCAAAGGCTGCTGGAGGACCTAGAAGAGTGTTCAGAGTGCCAGCCTGAGCTCTGTAACTCCCCCCAGCGCTGCCCAGCTGGCAGGGTGCAGGACCACTGCGGGTGCTGTTGGGAGTGCAGCAATGCAGAGGGGCAGCTCTGTGACCTGGACACTTCCAGCAACTTCTACGGGATGTGCGGCAAGGACCTGGAGTGCGAGATCCAGGACAAGGACCTGAACTCAGGTGAGATTCCCGAGCCCCAGTGTGTCTGCACCAGGCAGGAGGTCCTCTGCGGGTCAGATGGGAAGACCTACGAAAACATCTGCAAATTCAGAGAGGGCCAGTTCCAGCACAGGAAGAAGGAAGAACTTACTGTTGCACACAAGGGTCCCTGCAAAACAG CACCATTTATTGCCACTCCACCACGTGATATCGTAAATGTGGAAGGAAGTGACGTCATCTTCGGCTGTGAGGTGTCGTCGTACCCGATGGCGATTGTGGAGTGGAGGAAGGAAGGAAACGGCATTTTCTTACCTGCTGATGATTCTCACATGGCAGTGCAG GCCAGAGGTGGACCTCAGCGCTTTGAGCTCACCGGCTGGCTGCAGATACAACGGGTTCAGAAGGAGGATGAGGGAATGTACACCTGCTGTGCCAAAAACGAGTTTGGAGAAGTGTCTGCCTCTGCAAGACTCCAGGTTATTAACCCGG ATTCCCCACTGGCAAGTAAAGTGAAACCTTTCAAAACTGGAGTTTACGATATCACAGATGACGAGGAAGACATTGAGTATGGAGGAAGTGGCTATTCATATTAA